AATTTGTTACAAAACGCACAAGACGCTACTCTTGAGGGCCCTCATCCCAATAATCCAGTTGAGGTAAAAACGGAGTTGGTTCCTTATGGAGAACACAATGGGATCAATCAAAATGCAGTGCGGTTAACAATAAGTGATAGCGGGATTGGATTTCCAGCTAAGATATTGGCAAGAGCCTTCGAACCTTATGTAACTACGAAGAGCAAAGGCACCGGATTAGGCTTGGCAGTGGTGAAGAAGATTGTCGATGATCATTCTGCCAAAATTGAAATTCGAAACCGCATGCAGGGGGATGAAGTGATCGGCGCGAAAGTATCGATATTGTTTATGAATTTAGCAAAAGAGGCAGCCTAAGTATGACTAGTATTTTGGTCGTTGATGACGAAATGGGAATTCGTGAGCTTCTCAATGAGATTCTCACAGACGAAGGTCATACTGTTTATACGGCGGAAAGCGCTATCCAAGCACGGACTATCCGCGAGCAAATGCGTCCCGATCTGGTGTTGCTTGATATTTGGATGCCTGATACCGATGGCATTACTTTATTAAAAGAGTGGTCAAATACTGGCCAGCTCACCATGCCCGTTGTCATGATGTCAGGTCATGCAACGATTGATACTGCTGTTGAGGCCACTCGCATTGGTGCCCTGAATTTTTTAGAAAAGCCGATTGCTCTACAAAAACTTTTGAAAACTGTCAGCAAGGCATTGGAGAGCTCTCCAAAGTATGTTGAGCCAGAACAAGAGCGAGCCGTTCAATCAAGTGCAAATCCTATAGTTGCACCAAAGCAGCCTCCTGCTGAATTGGTATCGGCCCCTGCTGAAGGTGAGTACATCAGCGGAATTGCAAAAACTTATTTCAATCTTCCCTTAAGAGAGGCTAGAGATTTGTTTGAGAAAGCCTATTTTGAGCACCAAATGCAAATCATGGTCGGCAGTATGACCAAGATCTCAGAGTACACCGGCTTAGAGAGAACCCATTTATATCGCAAGCTGAAGGCTTTGGGCATCGATACATCACGCAATAAGGGCGAAAGTTAGCGACGTCTTCAAATAAGTTATCCATCCACATTTCAGTATCCGAGTATCGCGCAGTGGTTGTTGCGCTAGGACGTTCTGCTCTAGACGAGGGCATCCCACCCCTCTATATGCCTTTAGCTAACGATGCTTACTTTGCCATCCTCTAGGTTGTACATTCCACCAACAATCTTTAATTTATTATCTCTGACTAGCTGCCTAATGATTGGCGTGGATTGTTGTAAGAGATCTACATTAAGCCTGATGTTAGCTTTAACTACATCGTTTGTTGAGACCTTTCCGCCTTGCTGTTTTGCGGCGCGCACTGCTGCGCCTATATGTGAGCTAATAGACTGAATGTGGCCGGGGAAGCTTGCTTTC
The nucleotide sequence above comes from Polynucleobacter necessarius. Encoded proteins:
- a CDS encoding response regulator, which translates into the protein MTSILVVDDEMGIRELLNEILTDEGHTVYTAESAIQARTIREQMRPDLVLLDIWMPDTDGITLLKEWSNTGQLTMPVVMMSGHATIDTAVEATRIGALNFLEKPIALQKLLKTVSKALESSPKYVEPEQERAVQSSANPIVAPKQPPAELVSAPAEGEYISGIAKTYFNLPLREARDLFEKAYFEHQMQIMVGSMTKISEYTGLERTHLYRKLKALGIDTSRNKGES
- a CDS encoding carbonic anhydrase — protein: MRAAKQQGGKVSTNDVVKANIRLNVDLLQQSTPIIRQLVRDNKLKIVGGMYNLEDGKVSIVS